A single Anopheles funestus chromosome 2RL, idAnoFuneDA-416_04, whole genome shotgun sequence DNA region contains:
- the LOC125765706 gene encoding LOW QUALITY PROTEIN: cAMP-dependent protein kinase catalytic subunit alpha-like (The sequence of the model RefSeq protein was modified relative to this genomic sequence to represent the inferred CDS: inserted 1 base in 1 codon) gives MKQDPAQKFSPNSDYRQTLNRLKVEFERRYNDQQQASIATLTEYEIIRTLGSGAFGTVKLIKRKTSGEYFAMKILSKERIIYQKQLQHTSNEKRILQAIRFPFVVNLETCYKDNSYIYLVMPFVNGGEMFTLLRRSRRFSEAQATFYGAQVALALEYLHACNLIYRDLKPENLLIDYRGYVKVTDFGFCKTIKDRTWTLCGTPEYLAPEIIQAKGYGKSVDWWSYGVLLYEMSAGYSPFYINSADQMALFERICKSKYKFPKNFSSDLCDLVHHLLQTDLSRRYGNLRNGCNDIKQHAWFKSTNWFALLNRELSAPYVPKLQGPGDASLFDVYDEQSLXVASKCQYAKEFAEF, from the exons ATGAAGCAAGACCCTGCACAAAAGTTTTCTCCCAACAGCGactatcgccaaactttaaatCGGCTGAAAGTAGAATTCGAACGTCGGTACAACGATCAGCAACAGGCATCTATTGCCACGCTAACGGAATACGAAATAATCCGCACCCTAGGTTCGGGTGCGTTTGGTACTGTG AAACTGATCAAACGAAAAACCAGCGGTGAATACTTTGCCATGAAGATACTGTCTAAGGAAAGGATCATCTATCAGAAGCAGCTGCAACACACGTCGAATGAGAAACGGATTTTGCAAGCCATTCGGTTCCCGTTCGTCGTGAATCTGGAAACGTGTTACAAGGACAATTCCTACATCTATCTCGTAATGCCATTTGTGAATGGAGGCGAAATGTTTACGCTGCTTCGCCGATCACGAAGATTTTCCGAAGCACAAGCCACTTTCTACGGTGCACAAGTAGCACTGGCCTTGGAGTATCTGCACGCCTGCAATCTTATTTATCGGGATTTGAAACCAGAAAACTTGCTCATCGATTATCGTGGATACGTGAAAGTGACTGACTTTGGTTTTTGTAAG ACGATCAAAGATAGGACCTGGACACTCTGTGGCACACCGGAGTATCTCGCACCAGAAATCATCCAAGCGAAAGGATATGGGAAAAGTGTTGACTGGTGGTCTTATGGCGTGTTGCTGTACGAGATGAGCGCCGGATATTCTCCATTCTATATCAACAGTGCCGATCAGATGGCATTGTTTGAACGAATCTGCAAAAGCAAGtacaaattcccgaagaactTCTCCTCCGATCTGTGCGATCTGGTGCACCATCTGCTGCAGACCGATCTTTCTCGACGTTACGGTAATCTGCGCAATGGGTGCAACGATATCAAGCAGCACGCATGGTTCAAGTCGACTAACTGGTTCGCCTTGCTTAACCGGGAACTATCCGCTCCTTACGTACCGAAGCTCCAAGGACCGGGTGACGCTTCACTGTTCGATGTTTACGATGAGCAAAGCC AAGTAGCCTCGAAGTGCCAGTATGCGAAAGAATTTGCtgaattttaa
- the LOC125765723 gene encoding 28S ribosomal protein S18b, mitochondrial: MSVLRLIGAEIISIYRQSVLTIGTGQTRSLSTSAFQRRSTKAEKEATEETTTSEELEQQGEEGAATSKQPIDDPKDRSRVIPVETSIRYLASDAYRQTYQEDPVWKQYRRNHKGPYPPKLTRKTCIRKGRISTGNPCPICRDEYLVLDHNNIDLLKQFISPQTGEVLSYRVTGLCQKKHTQLLVAVERAMDRGMLTFDVPFREYDYSEYFPAKQNNSSK; this comes from the coding sequence TACTTACGATCGGCACTGGCCAAACACGATCTCTCTCAACATCCGCGTTCCAGCGACGTTCCACAAAGGCAGAAAAGGAGGCCACAGAAGAAACAACCACTAGCGAGGAACTCGAACAACAAGGAGAAGAAGGCGCAGCTACATCAAAACAACCGATTGATGATCCGAAAGATCGTTCGCGAGTGATACCGGTAGAGACGAGCATTCGCTACCTTGCCAGCGACGCTTACCGGCAAACCTACCAGGAAGATCCGGTGTGGAAACAATACCGGCGTAATCACAAAGGACCGTACCCACCGAAATTGACGCGTAAAACTTGCATACGCAAGGGTCGCATCTCTACCGGCAATCCTTGTCCGATTTGTCGCGATGAGTATCTGGTGCTGGATCACAATAATATCGATCTGCTGAAGCAGTTCATTTCACCGCAAACGGGTGAAGTGTTGAGCTACCGGGTGACGGGGCTGTGTcagaagaaacacacacaactgCTGGTAGCCGTAGAAAGGGCTATGGACCGAGGAATGCTTACATTTGATGTGCCGTTCCGAGAGTATGATTACAGTGAATATTTtccagcaaagcaaaacaattcctCCAAATAG
- the LOC125765694 gene encoding protein O-glucosyltransferase 2-like yields MEDQQQRLRQYWSCWLLILLHSCYFASCGSADRVVDAKNSRVWGPGVEIPDRVTLPARYFFIEPRDTDNQKINESQKYDVHIIGQSRFGTCRYRLNQVDRHDGSSIIRYRLAESCSDVTIHVRHNEVHLNGSPFSIPGTLYSEQCYCPQGSVDEWLDTVGCPSGDPQIDMDLIPFRAINFSSLRTRMIQQYDKPGSISHCNYVILRNQVHRRCYGQHTGFSKFMDTILLSLARKFTLPDMEMFVNLGDWPLVKKGGPSRTTGPYPIFSWCGSDDTFDIVMPTYDITESTLENMGRVMLDMLSIQRRGLPWAEKHAKAFWRGRDARRERLELVALARRHPELLNASLTNFFFFRDEESEFGPRVAHISMHDFFDYRYQVNVDGTVAAYRLPYLLAGSSVVLKQNSFYYEHFYRKLVPMRHYIPFEADLSDLVQQIEWARENDEKAREIRDNANAFVNANLLPLDIYCYHALLFKEYAKYIVSPIQVQPGMEKIEQPEEAYHCPCERTTLPRDEL; encoded by the exons ATGGAGGATCAACAACAGCGGTTGAGACAGTACTGGTCGTGTTGGTTGCTGATACTGCTACACTCCTGTTACTTCGCTTCCTGTGGTAGTGCGGATCGTGTGGTGGATGCAAAAAACAGCCGCGTTTGGGGACCGGGTGTAGAGATTCCGGACCGGGTCACCCTTCCGGCGCGCTACTTTTTCATCGAACCAAGAGACACCGACAATCAAAA AATCAATGAATCTCAAAAGTACGACGTGCACATCATTGGACAGTCACGTTTCGGGACCTGCCGGTATCGGTTGAATCAGGTTGACCGTCATGATGGATCGAGCATCATTCGCTACAGGCTGGCGGAATCGTGCAGTGACGTCACGATACACGTGCGACACAACGAAGTTCATCTGAATGGATCTCCGTTCTCCATACCCGGAACACTTTACTCCGAACAGTGCTACTGTCCGCAAGGGTCCGTCGATGAATGGCTCGATACGGTCGGATGTCCATCGGGTGATCCACAGATCGATATGGATCTTATCCCATTTCGAGCGATCAATTTCTCCAGCTTACGCACACGCATGATCCAACAGTACGATAAGCCGGGCAGCATTTCACACTGCAATTATGTCATTCTACGAAATCAAGTGCATCGGCGCTGCTACGGACAACACACCGGGTTTAGTAAATTCATGGACACGATCTTGCTTTCGTTGGCTCGCAAGTTTACGTTGCCCGATATGGAAATGTTTGTAAATCTTGGTGATTGGCCGCTGGTGAAAAAGGGTGGCCCAAGTCGTACTACCGGCCCGTATCCAATCTTTTCCTGGTGTGGAAGCGACGATACCTTTGACATCGTTATGCCAACGTACGATATTACCGAATCGACGCTGGAGAATATGGGCCGGGTAATGCTGGATATGCTTTCGATTCAACGACGCGGTCTGCCGTGGGCAGAAAAGCACGCGAAAGCTTTCTGGCGCGGACGCGATGCACGACGCGAACGTCTGGAGCTAGTGGCATTGGCCCGACGGCATCCGGAGCTGTTGAACGCATCGcttacaaacttttttttcttccgcgaCGAGGAAAGTGAATTTGGACCGCGCGTTGCTCACATTTCTATGCACGATTTCTTCGACTACCGTTATCAGGTGAATGTGGACGGTACGGTAGCGGCGTACCGGTTGCCCTATCTCTTGGCCGGCAGTTCGGTCGTGTTGAAGCAGAACTCGTTCTACTACGAACATTTTTACCGCAAGCTGGTACCGATGCGACACTACATACCGTTCGAGGCGGATCTGTCCGATTTGGTGCAGCAGATCGAATGGGCTCGGGAAAACGATGAAAAGGCACGTGAAATTCGTGATAATGCAAACGCGTTCGTCAACGCTAATTTGTTACCGTTGGACATTTACTGCTATCACGCATTGCTGTTTAAG GAGTATGCTAAATATATCGTTAGTCCGATACAGGTACAGCCGGGCATGGAGAAGATTGAGCAACCCGAAGAAGCGTACCATTGTCCGTGCGAGCGGACGACGCTTCCAAGGGACGAGCTTTAA
- the LOC125765709 gene encoding uncharacterized protein LOC125765709, with translation MSAEAAGRTDHETPVDAVFEKGAICKDENENMKLCYGEASLNDGFSQSYMKTLTSLSLNTAIRGPKFYCYECDYYLHTLLSMTTHMKMHRKPFCPICFRMFRDETVVDAHIAEIHSTLFPNGIVRPLFRLGEAGETEVPPNSPTQEYRARSIQNNGLGTINSTSISLLIVEKLRQHQKKLNLSVESKRHMKTPHQHEPVDEPVSRKTRKTRNYRKERERLISISGATGKVQKGTKPKLATSRISDANSAEDTAETSLKRLTSRFGRVISLKVPQF, from the exons ATGTCGGCTGAAGCAGCAGGACGTACGGATCACGAAACCCCTGTGGATGCTGTGTTCGAAAAGGGGGCCATTTgtaaagatgaaaatgaaaacatgaaGCTCTGCTATGGGGAAGCGTCATTAAATGACGGGTTTTCACAG AGTTACATGAAAACTCTCACCTCACTTTCGTTGAACACTGCGATACGTGGACCAAAGTTTTACTGCTACGAATGCGATTACTATCTACATACGCTGCTTAGTATGACCACACATATGAAGATGCACCGTAAACCGTTCTGTCCAATATGTTTCCGAATGTTTCGGGACGAAACCGTAGTG GACGCCCATATTGCTGAAATACATTCAACGCTTTTCCCGAATGGTATTGTACGTCCGCTTTTTCGTTTGGGTGAAGCAGGTGAAACAGAAGTGCCTCCTAACTCTCCCACTCAAGAGTACAGAGCAAGGTCAATCCAGAATAATGGATTAGGAACCATAAACAGTACCTCGATTTCTTTGCTGATCGTAGAAAAATTGCGCCAACaccagaaaaaattaaatctcaGTGTAGAATCGAAGCGACATATGAAAACTCCACATCAACACGAACCGGTAGATGAACCAGTATCTCGCAAAACGAGGAAAACTCGCAACTACCGTAAGGAAAGAGAACGTTTGATATCGATCTCTGGAGCAACTGGAAAGGTGCAGAAAGGCACTAAGCCGAAACTGGCCACATCAAGGATTTCGGATGCTAATAGTGCTGAAGACACTGCCGAAACATCACTAAAACGGCTCACATCGCGCTTTGGGCGCGTCATTAGTCTTAAGGTTCCGCAATTTTAA
- the LOC125765708 gene encoding RING finger protein 121 has translation MNLHEPVDPNKPFDELTPEEKMRLEHIKMYEKHKGHESMHMEMVVILLVTLIIAQVVLVEWKKRHYRSYSLMTLLALWIIPFVLSLRSQYWRFIFFWLIFSCITGLVMRKAVRKPISGTTPRLVYKWFYFIYKLSYLLGIIGYIVMMFTFFGVNFIFNQPPHTWMDVGLLLVFYGLYYGVLGRDISEICADKMACHIGYYTPKGIPTRHLERNVCAVCGNQLLTDVNESGVIENTYKLTCDHVFHEFCIRGWCIVGKKQTCPYCKEKVDLKKMFCNPWERPHVLYGQLLDWIRWLVAWQPLILFIVQGINWMLGLE, from the exons ATGAACCTACACGAGCCGGTTGATCCGAATAAG CCCTTTGATGAGCTGACGCCGGAAGAAAAAATGAG ACTGGAGCACattaaaatgtatgaaaaacaCAAGGGCCATGAATCGATGCACATGGAAATGGTTGTGATACTGCTGGTCACACTCATAATTGCTCAGGTAGTGCTGGTAGAATGGAAGAAACGGCACTACAGATCATACTCG TTAATGACACTACTCGCACTATGGATAATCCCGTTCGTACTCAGCTTACGCAGCCAGTACTGGCGGTTTATCTTCTTCTGGTTAATATTCAGCTGCATCACCGGCTTGGTGATGCGCAAAGCGGTACGCAAACCCATCTCCGGCACCACACCACGGCTAGTGTACAAATGGTTTTACTTCATCTACAAACTCAGCTACCTGCTCGGCATCATTGGGTACATCGTAATGATGTTCACCTTTTTCGGCGTAAATTTCATCTTCAATCAGCCCCCGCACACGTGGATGGACGTTGGGCTGCTGCTGGTATTTTACGGTCTGTACTATGGAGTGCTCGGCCGTGACATATCGGAAATCTGTGCCGATAAAATGGCCTGCCACATCGGGTATTACACACCGAAGGGCATACCGACGCGTCATCTCGAGCGAAATGTGTGCGCAGTGTGTGGCAATCAGCTACTGACGGACGTCAACGAGTCCGGTGTGATCGAAAACACGTACAAGCTTACCTGTGATCATGTTTTCCATGAGTTTTGCATTCGCGGTTGGTGCATCGTGGGGAAGAAACAAACCTGCCCGTACTGCAAGGAAAAGGTTGAcctgaaaaaaatgttctgcAATCC GTGGGAGCGTCCCCATGTACTGTACGGTCAGCTGCTGGACTGGATCCGGTGGCTTGTGGCATGGCAACCATTAATACTGTTCATTGTGCAAGGTATCAACTGGATGCTCGGGCTGGAGTAA
- the LOC125765699 gene encoding pyridine nucleotide-disulfide oxidoreductase domain-containing protein 1: MTDSISYTYVIVGGGIAGVTCAETLNLLRPTATDRILLLTESTLVKAVTNVVPLGKILNRFDVQEKSTGELASANNIDVLLDQLDSIVSEKRFIKTTAGKCIHYRYLCLCTGARPNIIDKAKGNTNVIGIRDTESVEEFRKRIHTATRLVVVGNGGIASELVYEVDGMEEIHWVIKDPYISSTFVDSGAATFFRERLNVKATAEKEKTIYKRMRYTEQHETGDHSTAGGSKRGAALGPDWHRAFDIQKHGETASPNGNKVTVHQSVEVTEIKEVTSGLQVVLTDGTTIECDFVVSATGVVPAISWTGGCDQSFKLGPDGGLFVNWSMETSVNDIYAAGDVCYAGWELAPHWFQMRLWTQARQMGAMAARSMAAKRAGEEIYQDFCFEMFNHVTTLFGYQVVLLGRYNGQGLNDKYEVLLRMTPGLEYIKFVLVDGRLQGALLVGETGLEETCENLILNQLDLSPYGEDLLNPDIDIEDYFD; encoded by the coding sequence ATGACGGACAGCATTTCATATACCTACGTTATCGTCGGAGGAGGAATTGCCGGCGTGACTTGTGCCGAAACGTTAAACCTTCTTCGTCCAACAGCAACCGATCGAATTCTGCTACTAACAGAGTCTACTCTCGTCAAAGCTGTCACCAATGTGGTCCCACTGGGTAAAATTCTAAACCGCTTCGATGTGCAGGAAAAAAGCACAGGAGAACTTGCGTCAGCAAATAATATCGATGTGTTGCTCGATCAACTTGATTCAATCGTAAGCGAAAAGCGTTTTATAAAAACGACCGCTGGAAAATGCATCCATTATCGGTATCTGTGTCTGTGCACCGGTGCCAGGCCAAACATTATCGATAAGGCTAAGGGAAATACGAACGTGATCGGTATACGCGACACGGAATCGGTGGAAGAGTTTCGCAAGCGCATCCACACGGCCACTCGACTAGTGGTCGTGGGAAACGGTGGCATTGCATCGGAACTGGTGTATGAGGTGGATGGAATGGAGGAAATTCATTGGGTGATAAAGGATCCGTACATAAGCTCCACGTTTGTTGATTCCGGTGCGGCTACGTTCTTTAGAGAAAGATTAAACGTAAAGGCAACagcggaaaaggaaaagaccATTTACAAGCGGATGCGTTACACGGAACAGCACGAAACTGGGGATCATTCTACAGCTGGTGGCAGTAAGCGAGGAGCTGCATTAGGACCGGACTGGCATCGTGCCTTTGACATCCAAAAGCATGGCGAGACAGCTTCCCCCAATGGCAACAAAGTAACCGTTCATCAATCGGTGGAAGTTACGGAAATTAAAGAAGTTACTTCCGGACTACAAGTTGTCCTTACCGATGGTACAACCATTGAGTGTGATTTCGTAGTGTCCGCTACCGGTGTAGTACCGGCCATAAGCTGGACTGGTGGGTGTGATCAATCGTTTAAATTGGGGCCGGACGGTGGCCTTTTCGTTAACTGGTCGATGGAAACATCCGTAAACGATATATACGCGGCCGGGGATGTTTGCTACGCCGGATGGGAACTTGCCCCCCATTGGTTCCAGATGCGTCTATGGACACAGGCTCGCCAAATGGGTGCAATGGCCGCTCGTAGCATGGCCGCCAAGCGTGCAGGTGAAGAGATTTATCAGGATTTTTGCTTCGAAATGTTCAACCACGTTACAACCCTGTTCGGTTACCAGGTGGTGCTTTTGGGGCGCTATAATGGACAAGGTTTGAACGACAAGTATGAGGTGTTGCTACGTATGACGCCCGGATTAGAGTACATTAAATTTGTGCTGGTTGACGGCCGTTTGCAGGGAGCACTGTTAGTCGGTGAGACGGGACTGGAAGAAACGTGCGAGAATTTAATCCTGAATCAGCTTGATCTATCACCGTACGGAGAAGACTTGCTAAATCCTGACATCGATATTGAGGATTATTTCGACTGA